In Verrucomicrobiota bacterium, the DNA window TCGACGACGTAGAGGTCCAGGTCCGGCTGCTCAACGGGGATGACCTGCACGGAGTACGTCGCCGTGAGACCGTGAAACTGGGCCGTAAGCATGCAGCGACCGCGGGCATGGCCTTTGACGAGGCCGTTCTCGTCGACGGTCGCGATCGTCTCGTCGGACGTCGACCACGTGATGAACGGCTTTGCGTCGAAGTACGTCCAGTTGCTGTACTCGCCGACGAACTCCGTCATGCGCTCCCACCGGCCGTTGAGCTGGCCCTGGAGCCCGAACTGCTTGTGGGCGCCGCGCACCACACGCCGGTCGGACGGCACCGCGTGCGGCTCGGCGTCGACGGCGATTCCCGTGTACGGCGCGGTGCGGAAGTAGTCCCGGTAGACGAGCTCGATCGGCGCCCCCTCCTTCTCGGTCTTTGGCTCGGGGTGCATGACCAGTTCGTCCATCGCCGCTTCCGAGGTCTCGTCGCCGATCCAGAGCCGCGCGTCATCCATCGTGGCCGGATCGAGGAACGTGTTTCCCGAAGCGATCGGCCCGTCCATGGCCCACTTGTCGATCCACAGCGGCAAGCCCATCGGGATACCGTCGTGGTTCGTGATCCACGCAATGGCGACGTGGTGCCACTCGCCCGCCTTCCAGCCCGATACGTCGGCACGCGCGACGGTGACCTTCCCGGGCGACGCCATGACGTAGCGCAGCATGTTCTTCGCCGACTTCTCGATGAGCAAGCCGTTCTTCTCCGGATCGCCGACGCGCAGCAAGCGATGAACCTTGCCGTCGTTGCCGTCCCAGTCAGGCCGGATCCAGAAGCTGATGTAGCCCTGCCTCTGCGTCAGCACGGGATCCTCGACCGGCACCGCCTTGGTCAACTGCACCGCCGCGCCCCAGCCGCCCTTGGCCGCCGGCAATGCCGGATCGGGCGCCTCGACCTTCACGCTCTCGTCAACAGCCGCGTCAGTGAACCACGCCACCGCCACCCGTGGCGGCTCCTCCGCACTGCTTGCGCCGCGGGTCAGCACTACAGCCGCGCACAACACCCATACGATACGCCACATCCCTCTCAGCCCTCCTCAGAGCTACTGCGTCTTGGCTTTGCAGGCAGTCGTCTACTCCGCGCTCGCCGATCCGGCCGCCCCGTCATTCGCAGCGATCACCTTCACTTTGACCCGGATCGTGTCGGACGCCCGGATCCCGTCAATCACGTAGAAAAGAATCTGCGTCTCGCCCGGCCGGTCCGGGGCTTTGCCTTCGTAGGCCGGCTCGTCGGAGAAGCTGTACTCGCGCTCGAACGGCCACTGCGCGTGCCAGCGATACACAAGCGGCTGCCCTTCGGGGTCCGAGCTGGCCGAACCATCAATGCGAATCGACTCGCCGGCCTTGACCGTGATCTCCGGCTGCGCGTCCGGCACGGCAGACTCGATGTCGATCTTGGCCACCGGCTTGAAGTTCGTCGTGCGGATCGCTTCCGGCACCTCGCGCTGCACGAGCGGAGTCTTGTCCCGCCCGGACCGGGGCTTGAGACTCGTGCGAATCGTGTAAACGCCCCAGTTCTTGGCGCCCTTGAAGAACTCCTCATTCATCATCGTCTGCGTCAGCCAGTGGAACTCGGTCTGGCCGCCGCTGACGATCTTGAGCAGCATCATCCCCTCGGCGCCAAAGCAGTTGGGCGTGAACGCCGTGTCTTTGGTTTTCAGTCCGAACGGATTCCACGCATCGATGGCGCCGTCGGCCTCGTCCGTCTCCGGCGAGTCCCAGCCTTCATCGGTCTGGCCGGGGAATTCATAACGCCCCTCGGCATTGGTGTGGCCCACGTACTTGGGCCGGTCGGCGAAGAACTTCGCCGAGCTGTCTTCCGCGTCCATGTGCGTCGTGTGATAGGCGTACACGGCGGCGCCCTTGAGCGGCTCGTCGTTGGCGTCGAGCACGAGCAACTCGTGGCGGCTCGTCGGGATGAGAAGCCCGTGGACGCCCCAGAACCGTGGCCCGCGCAAGCCGCGGTAGTATTGCACTTGGCCCGCGTGGACCGGGTGCAGCCACTGGTGGCAGTACACCATCAGAGGCGAGTAGCCGGTATAGCACTCGACCTGCCCCTCGCCCGGCGACGCCATGATGTTGCCCCATTTCGTGACCTCGGGCAGCAGCGGCCCCCCCGCGTAGGGCTCGCCGTTCTCGTCAGTCAGGAACACGTTGCGGGCGAGGCACGGGTGCCCGTACAAGTCGGGCAGCGCGAGAATGGTGTGGCCGAACTCGTGAATGATCGCCGAGTCGATGGCCATGAAGTTCACCGGCTCGTTGACCGGGAAACCGCCGTCGTAGTACGGGCATTCCGTCTCCCACTCCTCGTCCTGCCAGCGCGTCTCGCCAAGGGCGAGCCGCGTGAACTGGTCGGTCCGAAATGCGTCTTGAATGCCCTCAGGCGTTATCTCATCGTAGACGGCCTCGCGCACGAGATGATCGAGACGCGCCTTCTGCCCGTTAAACCAGTCGTAGTAGCAGAACGAACCGACGTGATTGATCACGCGCTCGTCGTAGCACTTCGCGAGCACTGCCGGATCGTAACCGAAATGGACCGGCCGCGCATTGCTGAGCTCGGTGCGCTCGTTGTTCGCCTCGCAGATCTCGGAGATCCTGTTCCGCGGATCAACCGTCACCCGTGTCCACACCGGCGCGTCCGTGTACGTCCACTCGAACTCGACCTCCACCTCATCGAGCGGCGCGAGCTCGCGGTCAATGGTCTTGCGCTCGACCTTCATCGGTCGTTCCGACCTGTCGAGCACGAAGTTGGCGTTCGAGTCAGGCACGTACTCGATCTGCACGACGGCGCCCTTCGGCACCGGCCTGTAGCCGTAGTTGGCGACGCGAGCGACAAACGTGATCGCATCGCCCGGCGCGGGGCGGTTCTTGAGATCCTCCCAGTGGTAACGCGGTAGCCGCGAGACGCACATGAGCACCAGGTCGGGCTGATCAACGGGGATGACGCGCACGTCGTATGTCGCCTTCATCCCGCGGAACTCGGCCGTCAGCGTGCAGCGGCCGACGGCGTGGCCCTGGACCATGCCGTTAGCGTCTACTGTGGCGACCGTCTCGTCGGACGTGGACCACGCAATGAACGGCTTTGCATCGAAATCGGTCCACTGGCCGTAGCGCACGTCGAAGTTCGTCACCGGCTCGAAGCGGCCGCCGAGCTCGGCAAGCAGCCCGAACTGCTTCTGCGCACCCTCGACGACGCGCTTGTCCGAATGCAC includes these proteins:
- a CDS encoding Ig-like domain-containing protein, which produces GEWHHVVVGWFPNHEGLPTGLPLWIDKVAVDGPIASGNTFLDPAAMDDARLWIGDATSEAAMDELVMRAAPTTEEKETPLMLVYRDSFRTAPYTAIAINHEACFVHSDKRVVEGAQKQFGLLAELGGRFEPVTNFDVRYGQWTDFDAKPFIAWSTSDETVATVDANGMVQGHAVGRCTLTAEFRGMKATYDVRVIPVDQPDLVLMCVSRLPRYHWEDLKNRPAPGDAITFVARVANYGYRPVPKGAVVQIEYVPDSNANFVLDRSERPMKVERKTIDRELAPLDEVEVEFEWTYTDAPVWTRVTVDPRNRISEICEANNERTELSNARPVHFGYDPAVLAKCYDERVINHVGSFCYYDWFNGQKARLDHLVREAVYDEITPEGIQDAFRTDQFTRLALGETRWQDEEWETECPYYDGGFPVNEPVNFMAIDSAIIHEFGHTILALPDLYGHPCLARNVFLTDENGEPYAGGPLLPEVTKWGNIMASPGEGQVECYTGYSPLMVYCHQWLHPVHAGQVQYYRGLRGPRFWGVHGLLIPTSRHELLVLDANDEPLKGAAVYAYHTTHMDAEDSSAKFFADRPKYVGHTNAEGRYEFPGQTDEGWDSPETDEADGAIDAWNPFGLKTKDTAFTPNCFGAEGMMLLKIVSGGQTEFHWLTQTMMNEEFFKGAKNWGVYTIRTSLKPRSGRDKTPLVQREVPEAIRTTNFKPVAKIDIESAVPDAQPEITVKAGESIRIDGSASSDPEGQPLVYRWHAQWPFEREYSFSDEPAYEGKAPDRPGETQILFYVIDGIRASDTIRVKVKVIAANDGAAGSASAE